The Pyramidobacter porci genome includes a region encoding these proteins:
- a CDS encoding TFIIB-type zinc ribbon-containing protein, with product MNCPKCHARLTVAHTDDRGNEVVRVRTCPNCRYICRTRENFPGEKKKGGAGEKSPAAV from the coding sequence CCACGCGCGGCTGACCGTCGCGCATACCGACGACCGCGGCAACGAGGTCGTCCGCGTCCGCACCTGTCCGAACTGCCGGTACATCTGCCGGACGCGGGAGAATTTCCCCGGAGAGAAGAAAAAAGGCGGCGCAGGTGAAAAAAGTCCCGCTGCTGTATAA